A section of the Macadamia integrifolia cultivar HAES 741 chromosome 9, SCU_Mint_v3, whole genome shotgun sequence genome encodes:
- the LOC122087994 gene encoding metal transporter Nramp5-like yields KEMEEGQHQQQQQQIGMDPSSWGSGSNRIAHLEEISTTSLPPGDDKQSHEQDDPAFKKPSWKKFFTFVGPGFLVSIAYLDPGNLETDLQSGSNHRYELLWVVLIGLVFVFIIQSLAANLGVTTGKHLSEICKLEYPKYVTYCLWLLAEVVAIAADIPEVIGTAFALNILFHIPIWAGVLITGSSALLLLGLQRYGVRKLEMLIALLVFVMAACYFRELSYVNPPASKVLEGLFIPKLSGQGATGDAIALLGAIVSPPNLYLHSALVLSRKIPPYARGINDACRFYLIETGFALFIALLINVTVVIVSGTVCFSDNLSQQDLDRCNNLTLDSASFLLKNALGKSSSTIYAIALLASGQSSTITGTYAGQFIMQGFLNIKMKNWMRNLMTRTIAITPSLIVSIIGGSSGAGRLIIIASIILSIQLPFALIPLLKFSNSANKMGPHKNSIFIIAISWIMVLCIIGINIYYLSTSFVHWLIHNNLPKIGNVFIGIFVFPLMAIYIFSLIYLTFRKDAVVTFIDTPDIDAGNDVYREDLTNVPLPE; encoded by the exons aaagagatggaAGAGGGGCAGCAccagcaacagcaacaacagaTCGGGATGGACCCTTCATCATGGGGAAGCGGAAGCAACCGCATAGCCCATCTGGAGGAGATATCCACAACCTCCTTGCCTCCTGGTGATGACAAGCAATCCCATGAACAAGATGATCCTGCTTTCAAG AAACCAAGCTGGAAAAAGTTTTTCACTTTTGTTGGCCCTGGCTTCCTCGTCTCTATAGCTTATCTTGACCCTGGCAatt TGGAAACTGATCTTCAATCTGGATCTAATCATAGATATGAG CTATTATGGGTCGTCCTCATTGGATTGGTGTTTGTTTTCATAATCCAATCACTTGCTGCCAATCTGGGTGTAACAACTG GCAAACACTTGTCAGAGATATGTAAGTTAGAATATCCCAAGTACGTGACTTATTGCTTATGGTTGCTGGCAGAGGTTGTAGCTATTGCCGCTGATATTCCTGAAG TGATTGGAACAGCATTTGCACTCAACATATTGTTCCACATCCCAATATGGGCAGGAGTTCTCATAACTGGCTCGAGTGCTCTCTTACTTCTGGGTCTACAGAGATATGGG GTTCGGAAGCTGGAAATGTTGATTGCATTACTAGTATTTGTGATGGCGGCATGTTATTTCAGGGAATTAAGTTACGTAAATCCACCTGCTTCAAAGGTCTTAGAAGGACTGTTCATCCCCAAGCTCAGTGGCCAAGGTGCTACCGGTGATGCTATTGCTCTGTTGGGTGCCATTGTATCGCC GCCCAATCTCTATCTCCACTCTGCTTTAGTCCTCTCAAGGAAGATACCACCATATGCCCGTGGCATCAAT GATGCCTGTAGGTTCTACTTGATAGAGACCGGATTCGCGCTATTCATAGCATTGCTAATCAATGTCACAGTGGTTATAGTATCAGGAACTGTTTGCTTTTCTGACAACCTTTCCCAGCAGGATCTTGATAGATGCAACAATCTCACACTTGATTCtgcttctttccttcttaaG AATGCATTAGGGAAATCAAGTTCCACCATTTATGCCATTGCATTACTAGCTTCAGGACAGAGTTCCACCATTACTGGTACTTATGCTGGACAATTTATCATGCAG GGATTCTTAAACATTAAGATGAAGAACTGGATGAGGAACTTGATGACCCGGACGATCGCAATTACACCTAGCTTGATTGTATCCATCATTGGTGGCTCTTCTGGGGCAGGCCGATTAATCATCATCGCTTCG ATCATACTGTCCATTCAGCTCCCATTTGCTCTCATTCCTCTCCTCAAGTTCAGTAACAGTGCTAACAAGATGGGACCACACAAGAACTCTATCTTT ATCATAGCTATCTCTTGGATCATGGTGTTATGCATCATAGGGATCAACATCTATTACTTAAGTACAAGCTTTGTCCACTGGCTGATCCACAACAATCTACCAAAAATTGGCAATGTATTTATTGGGATCTTTGTGTTCCCTCTCATGGCCATAtacattttctctctcatctactTGACATTCCGGAAAGATGCAGTAGTGACATTCATAGATACACCTGATATAGATGCAGGTAATGATGTTTACAGAGAGGACCTTACAAATGTTCCATTACCAGAGTGA